The following DNA comes from Streptomyces pristinaespiralis.
GCCCGCGTCGTCAACACCGGTTCGGGGGCGGGGCTGCTCGGCAGCGTCGGCCAGGGCAACTACGCGGCGGCCAAGGCGGGGATCGTCGCGCTGTCCCTGGTCGCGGCGGCCGAGACGGGCCGTTACGGGGTCCTGGTCAACGCCGTCGCCCCGGCCGCGCGTACCCGGATGACCGAGCGGACCTTCGCGGCGGCCATGGCGGCGCCGGGGGAGGGCGTCTTCGACGCGATGGCTCCCGGCAACGTGTCTCCGCTCGTCGTCTGGCTCGGCTCCGCCGGCTCCGCCGGGGTGACCGGCCGGGTCTTCGAGGCGGAGGGAGGCCGTATCACCGTGATGGAGGGCTGGCGGCCCGGACCCACCGCCGACAAGGGGGCGCGCAGGACGCCGGAGGAGGCCGGTGCGGCCGTTCGGGAACTCCTCGCCGAGGCCCGCCCGCCGGGGCCCGTGTACGGGGCGCGGCAGGAGGGCCACGGCAGCGCGGAGAGCGTGTGAAGATCGGCGGTCACAGTTCCCGACTTCGGTGAACGTCCGGGGAATTCCGGGGAGTTGACGTTGACCCGTCAAGGTCTACGCGCATCAATCGACGTATGCGAATCCCCCCACGAATCGCCACCCTCGGTGGCATCGCCGCCCTTGTCCCCGCACTCCTGATCGGCGGGCAGACCGCCACGGCCGCCCCCGCCGGGGCGCTCGCGGTCGGTGACATCTGCTACTCCGCCCTGCCGAGCCAGGCCCACGACAC
Coding sequences within:
- a CDS encoding SDR family oxidoreductase yields the protein MTGICEGRVVIVTGAGRGLGRAHALAFAAEGARVVVNDLGVGPDGTGAGGGPAAAVVTEINEAGGTAVAHTGDIATEQGAASLVAAALDTFGRLDTLVNNAGFLRDRMLVNLTEDDWDAVVRVHLKGHFLPLKHAVAHWREETRAGRRPAARVVNTGSGAGLLGSVGQGNYAAAKAGIVALSLVAAAETGRYGVLVNAVAPAARTRMTERTFAAAMAAPGEGVFDAMAPGNVSPLVVWLGSAGSAGVTGRVFEAEGGRITVMEGWRPGPTADKGARRTPEEAGAAVRELLAEARPPGPVYGARQEGHGSAESV